The following coding sequences are from one uncultured Desulfobacter sp. window:
- the qrcC gene encoding menaquinone reductase iron-sulfur cluster-binding subunit QrcC: MIENKKAHKFGMVIDLDKCTGCGACMVSCMSENNVPFKEDETNKKDSITWMRVYKLTNGKSFPETEVAYLPRPCQHCAGIGDHGHSPCVSVCPATATDYGYDTGIVSQIYTRCFGCRYCMGACPYHARYFNWWDPKWPEGMENYLSPNVSPRMRGVVEKCSFCYHRYQLAREKAMVEDRDIEEMEYQTACTTACPAGAIVFGDLNNPAHKVHQIVKPDPHPDPMNHIVVGKSRNPKVFRLLERLGTNTKVYYMSEREWVRKAGDNYLEGEWENVKTHHGASSSHG; encoded by the coding sequence ATGATAGAAAATAAAAAAGCCCATAAGTTCGGAATGGTTATCGATCTGGACAAATGCACGGGATGCGGTGCCTGTATGGTCTCGTGCATGTCTGAGAATAACGTTCCGTTTAAGGAGGATGAAACCAACAAAAAGGACAGTATCACCTGGATGCGGGTGTACAAACTGACCAATGGGAAATCCTTTCCTGAAACTGAAGTCGCTTACCTGCCCCGGCCGTGCCAGCACTGCGCCGGTATTGGTGACCATGGCCATTCGCCCTGCGTATCCGTATGTCCGGCCACCGCAACCGACTACGGCTACGACACCGGTATTGTCAGCCAGATCTATACACGTTGCTTTGGCTGCCGGTACTGCATGGGAGCATGCCCTTACCATGCCAGATACTTTAACTGGTGGGATCCCAAATGGCCCGAGGGTATGGAAAATTACCTGAGTCCCAATGTCTCTCCGCGTATGCGCGGGGTGGTTGAAAAATGCTCCTTTTGCTATCACCGGTATCAGCTGGCCCGGGAAAAGGCCATGGTCGAAGACCGTGACATCGAAGAGATGGAGTATCAGACCGCGTGCACCACAGCATGCCCGGCAGGTGCGATCGTGTTTGGTGACCTGAACAACCCTGCTCACAAGGTCCATCAGATTGTTAAACCTGATCCCCATCCCGACCCCATGAACCACATCGTTGTGGGCAAATCCAGAAACCCGAAAGTTTTCAGACTGCTTGAACGTCTTGGCACCAATACCAAGGTGTATTACATGTCCGAACGGGAATGGGTCAGAAAGGCCGGAGACAACTACCTTGAAGGTGAGTGGGAAAATGTTAAAACCCATCATGGGGCGTCTTCATCCCATGGTTAA
- the qrcD gene encoding menaquinone reductase integral membrane subunit QrcD yields MDDALIPEGAKRCPFPVFMIGIIIVGIVLLWGVYAMFLCWFKGLNQTNMNDYYGFALWIWADLAVIAVGGGAFFTGLLKYIFKVDELKNIINFAVIIGFICYSSALLILAIDIGQPLRGWFIFWHANVHSMLTEVAYCLSCYFAVLTIEFIPNILENRQANKVPFFHHLAHNMHEVMAVFAATGAFLSFFHQGSLGGVAGVMFGRPFAYREGLLIWPWTFFLFTWSAAAFGPCFTLLVTKITEMITGKKLVGDKTVNLLAKISGWMITTYMIAKIIDTIYWATVTAPSMGFKLSHFYSNNGFYGYWILITEVVLCGVVPGLLLINKSTRENPTTRNIAIILGVIGVCLNRWVMVLQIMAVPVMSFDSWALYIPSWQEVATTILPVAYGIILIAVAYRYLPVFPQELELNESADTAVQN; encoded by the coding sequence ATGGATGATGCATTAATACCCGAAGGCGCCAAACGGTGTCCATTCCCGGTTTTCATGATTGGGATCATTATAGTAGGCATTGTTCTGCTCTGGGGCGTTTATGCCATGTTTCTGTGCTGGTTTAAAGGCCTGAACCAGACCAATATGAACGATTACTACGGATTTGCCCTGTGGATCTGGGCTGACCTGGCAGTCATTGCCGTCGGCGGGGGTGCTTTTTTTACCGGTCTATTAAAATACATTTTCAAGGTTGATGAGTTGAAAAACATCATCAACTTTGCTGTGATCATCGGGTTTATCTGCTACAGTTCAGCCCTGCTGATTCTGGCCATTGATATTGGACAGCCGCTTCGCGGCTGGTTTATTTTCTGGCATGCCAATGTGCATTCCATGCTCACAGAGGTGGCCTATTGTCTGTCCTGCTATTTTGCGGTACTGACCATTGAATTTATTCCCAATATCCTGGAAAATCGCCAGGCCAACAAGGTGCCGTTTTTTCACCACCTGGCCCATAACATGCACGAAGTGATGGCCGTATTTGCCGCCACCGGTGCGTTCCTGAGCTTTTTCCACCAGGGTTCCCTGGGTGGTGTGGCCGGCGTGATGTTCGGACGGCCGTTTGCCTACCGTGAAGGGCTTTTGATCTGGCCCTGGACCTTTTTCCTGTTTACCTGGTCTGCCGCAGCATTCGGCCCCTGCTTTACGCTGCTGGTAACCAAGATCACTGAAATGATCACGGGTAAAAAATTGGTTGGGGATAAAACCGTCAATCTGCTGGCAAAAATTTCCGGGTGGATGATCACCACTTACATGATCGCCAAGATCATTGATACCATTTACTGGGCAACGGTTACCGCGCCTTCCATGGGCTTTAAGCTGAGCCATTTTTACAGCAACAACGGATTCTACGGATACTGGATTTTGATCACTGAAGTGGTGCTGTGCGGTGTTGTACCGGGACTGCTCCTGATCAATAAGAGTACCCGTGAAAATCCCACCACCCGTAACATTGCCATTATCCTGGGTGTTATTGGTGTGTGTTTGAACCGGTGGGTTATGGTGCTTCAGATCATGGCCGTGCCTGTGATGTCTTTTGACTCCTGGGCATTGTATATCCCAAGCTGGCAGGAAGTGGCGACCACTATTTTGCCTGTGGCTTACGGAATTATCCTGATTGCCGTTGCGTATCGTTACCTGCCGGTATTTCCCCAGGAACTGGAACTTAATGAATCTGCCGATACGGCAGTTCAAAACTAA
- the fliD gene encoding flagellar filament capping protein FliD yields the protein MATGTITSLGLGSDIDLQSLLDTQREADETIAGMALDDIEELQAKEEALSSVQSQLLSMKSSALNLSLSSTYLYRNVTSSNDEIATGTVLDGTVTGSHTVNTTRLASASSYKSDGFDSESATVYVPTTQQSSDSYTNVTDTVLEEGETLTINYGKEDSPQTFTITGTAGGMSVDGLLSAINDDADISQYVTASTYTDEDGIHIQIDSVTGETGEDGRVKIEGSEGVTSFTAPKEELSLTVGDGEVFSISVPAEISLKNLATRINDAEDNPGITAKVIYTGTGDNPYQLILEADDTGEDNRIDIISQPDGLGLNQANGKGYTMTGENTISFATDVTIDGTNNAIVFEEENEDGETVSLTAEIDAGDYGTAEELAEAVEKALENASKDNGNDADYQVDIDADTGLMSISQAGTLESVTIDWEDAGSTAAATLGFTTSQTITPMDASLNSMLTVDGNTYQRQENTGIDDIIEGISLKLYSTGSSTFTVENDTEDIVAELTSLVETYNALLTEIDENDDYNEEDESWGPLAQSSTVRTLKQSLQDLITSTVDTNGSITTLLDLGIEVNRDGTLTLDEDALNEALSSSFDDIVALLKGTDDEEGLGDILNDAFGSYAISGGYLQDEIDTLEDRVTRLGEDYQEDMVRIEKKYEQMAAEYTALDSYLSEISSIQNYIDTMMATKDE from the coding sequence ATGGCAACCGGCACCATCACCTCACTTGGACTTGGGTCTGACATTGATCTTCAAAGCCTGTTAGATACCCAGCGGGAAGCGGATGAAACCATTGCAGGAATGGCGCTGGACGATATTGAAGAACTCCAGGCCAAAGAAGAAGCGCTCTCTTCGGTTCAAAGTCAGCTTTTGTCTATGAAATCAAGTGCGTTGAACCTCTCTTTATCTTCCACATATCTTTATCGAAACGTAACTTCATCAAACGACGAGATAGCCACCGGGACAGTCCTTGACGGAACAGTTACCGGCAGCCACACCGTTAACACAACCCGCCTTGCGTCTGCCAGTTCATACAAGTCAGATGGATTTGACTCTGAATCCGCCACCGTCTATGTGCCCACGACCCAGCAATCCAGCGATAGTTATACCAACGTGACGGATACGGTTCTTGAAGAGGGTGAGACGCTGACGATCAATTACGGAAAAGAAGATAGTCCGCAAACGTTTACCATCACCGGCACGGCAGGCGGCATGAGTGTTGATGGCCTGCTGTCCGCCATCAATGACGACGCAGACATAAGTCAATATGTAACCGCGTCTACTTACACAGATGAAGACGGCATACATATTCAAATAGATTCCGTCACCGGCGAAACAGGAGAAGACGGTCGAGTCAAGATTGAAGGTTCCGAAGGGGTTACCTCGTTTACGGCTCCCAAAGAGGAGCTCTCTTTAACCGTAGGTGATGGTGAAGTTTTCAGCATCTCGGTGCCGGCTGAAATTTCCCTTAAAAATTTAGCAACACGTATTAATGATGCTGAAGACAATCCCGGTATTACCGCAAAAGTCATCTACACCGGCACCGGAGACAACCCCTATCAGTTGATTCTCGAAGCAGATGACACAGGGGAAGATAACAGAATAGACATTATCAGTCAGCCGGACGGATTAGGTTTAAACCAAGCAAATGGTAAAGGTTACACGATGACCGGGGAGAACACGATCTCCTTTGCAACAGACGTAACCATTGACGGAACCAACAATGCCATTGTTTTTGAAGAGGAGAATGAAGACGGAGAAACTGTTTCTTTAACCGCTGAAATTGATGCAGGGGATTACGGAACTGCTGAAGAACTTGCAGAAGCAGTCGAAAAAGCATTGGAGAATGCATCCAAAGACAATGGTAATGATGCGGATTACCAGGTAGATATTGACGCCGATACAGGCCTAATGTCCATTTCCCAGGCCGGGACCCTTGAAAGTGTTACCATAGACTGGGAAGATGCAGGCAGTACGGCAGCCGCGACGCTTGGATTCACAACAAGCCAAACCATAACGCCAATGGATGCGTCGCTCAATTCCATGCTCACTGTTGACGGCAACACTTACCAGCGCCAGGAAAATACAGGAATTGATGATATTATAGAGGGGATTTCATTAAAACTTTATTCCACCGGTTCATCCACCTTTACCGTGGAAAATGACACCGAAGACATTGTCGCTGAATTAACCTCGCTTGTTGAAACCTACAACGCCCTTTTGACTGAGATTGATGAGAACGATGATTACAACGAAGAGGACGAATCCTGGGGTCCCTTGGCCCAAAGCTCCACGGTTAGAACCCTGAAGCAAAGCCTTCAGGACCTGATCACAAGCACTGTGGATACAAACGGATCCATTACCACCCTGCTGGACCTGGGCATTGAAGTGAATAGAGACGGCACACTGACCCTGGACGAAGACGCGCTGAATGAGGCATTAAGCAGCAGTTTTGATGACATCGTTGCGCTGCTTAAGGGTACGGATGATGAGGAAGGATTAGGCGATATCCTCAACGATGCCTTTGGCAGTTATGCCATTTCCGGCGGCTATCTCCAGGACGAAATTGATACCCTTGAAGATAGGGTGACACGGCTTGGAGAAGATTATCAGGAAGATATGGTGCGTATTGAAAAAAAATATGAACAGATGGCGGCAGAATACACGGCACTGGACTCTTACCTGTCGGAAATTTCCAGCATACAAAACTACATCGATACCATGATGGCCACAAAAGACGAATAA
- a CDS encoding FlgD immunoglobulin-like domain containing protein codes for MSDNSIVSSLVNGYEAYNADKTSTASDNSSDTSMGTEDFLTLLVAQLENQNPLDPAETEQFTDQLAQFSQVEQLINANDKLDEMITDGEDSASDVDVNSFVGQNVTATVTSMTIDDGSVTPGFYEVDEPAKVIVYVYDADGTKVATLSQGEVTAGSYLISWDGTDDAGNSLDDGKYSYVVMANSGDGYKEVQSYLSGTVDAISYQDGKGYLVISGVLVDPDDVTTVTPSSSSSSNNSTSVLEYLGHTVSSSYPIVQMEDGLVQGDALSFDLTASSDVTVTIYNANDEKVDTIAISADHTTSGENEVVWDGLASNGYLSPDGLYYYTVTADTGTASTPISGEVSAITSVDGTQYLEIGDTGRLVSVSSVTAVK; via the coding sequence ATGTCTGACAATTCGATAGTTTCATCACTGGTCAACGGCTATGAGGCCTATAATGCCGACAAGACCTCAACAGCAAGTGACAACAGTTCGGATACGTCAATGGGCACCGAAGATTTTTTAACCCTGCTCGTTGCCCAGCTTGAAAATCAGAACCCCCTTGATCCGGCCGAGACGGAACAATTTACGGATCAGCTGGCCCAGTTCTCCCAGGTTGAACAGTTGATTAATGCCAATGACAAACTTGATGAAATGATAACCGATGGTGAAGATTCGGCATCGGATGTTGATGTTAATTCATTTGTCGGCCAGAACGTTACAGCCACCGTGACCTCGATGACCATTGACGACGGCTCCGTAACACCGGGGTTTTATGAGGTTGATGAACCGGCTAAGGTCATTGTGTATGTTTATGACGCTGACGGAACCAAGGTGGCAACCTTGTCCCAGGGTGAAGTGACTGCCGGATCATATCTGATCTCCTGGGACGGTACGGATGACGCGGGTAACAGTCTGGATGACGGCAAATATTCCTATGTGGTCATGGCCAATTCCGGGGACGGTTACAAGGAGGTTCAATCTTATCTGTCCGGTACCGTGGATGCGATCTCCTACCAGGATGGTAAAGGCTACCTGGTGATCAGCGGCGTTTTGGTTGATCCGGACGATGTGACCACTGTAACTCCTTCTTCGTCCTCGTCTTCGAATAATTCAACGTCTGTTCTCGAATATCTGGGGCACACGGTCTCTTCCAGTTATCCAATTGTCCAGATGGAAGACGGCCTGGTTCAAGGAGATGCGCTCAGCTTCGATCTGACAGCGTCTTCTGATGTTACCGTAACAATTTATAATGCGAATGATGAAAAAGTGGACACCATTGCAATATCAGCGGATCACACAACCAGCGGAGAAAATGAGGTCGTCTGGGACGGACTGGCAAGCAATGGCTACCTCAGCCCTGACGGACTCTATTACTATACGGTGACAGCGGATACCGGCACGGCCTCGACCCCCATTTCCGGAGAGGTCAGTGCCATCACCTCCGTGGACGGCACCCAATACCTTGAAATTGGTGATACCGGTCGTCTGGTATCGGTTTCAAGCGTAACCGCTGTTAAATAA
- a CDS encoding flagellar hook-basal body complex protein → MSLTSSLYAGTSGLGNTGRALQVTSNNISNINTIGFKKGTATFADTLYQTIGTNAGSSQVGLGMNVDNVAQVFTDGSLETTSNATDLAIGGDGFFIVSDPDSDESFYTRAGNFSFNEDGAMVSSSGYYLQGWYVEGDTGDEFGAVTNLILTEFTSPPDNTDEMTVITNLDSDAESFSTVLSNLFEYDEEGGSPMDSDGYEYQTVVSVYDSLGSTHEITVFYDKQSDTEWEYVITCDADEDKRALVEDSESAGLLARGIITFSESSGEIVSMSMEELTGVIGNVDVSGSNTVHDVHFEIEDYETIQDDGYGISMTFDGEAWILDQTSLPSAYSSAEILSSNSSGIYLVLDPESSGGDTEADIKISLDEYATAGDTLSFDINDPTGLHVQDIENAVYSGEAFSNTTVSINDAGVMTTDAQDLSIIWNPYTETWSWSNPAGADTADTLIADANLTTTAGTFSVDASFIDITNAAPMDMVVEDLDMYWTGTAWDWNEGLKENDITVTDATTVESDTSPEVSVSTSGSDGAATLAGDYTLTWDETTSTWSATTTSGTTIGTVTTLDEGLTMVVYSSTTSGASTIAVSLDDAMTTAGGQSMTITIDSTPPEEYVNAQIMSTTGNDNIIIDFDGDSTADVTINVTGGTGTALTAGNAFSFNVDPDTPPAEYSSATLSGDASSVSIDLDGSGNEEDRDDIVFTFTEKLSSGSLTDPLDDRSVISFDIEGSTAWRTVTDDEVKDSGYYEFSVDFLGGELGSTETNISFNIGSKFDGNNWINSSLSSTQYATSSSTTYQDADGYAAGDLTGVEVDSSGLVTGTYSNGQGLALFKIALADFNNVNGLKSVGGNLYKATTESGSAITNKAGQNGLGTLSSYALEMSNVDISEEFVSMIELQTAYEANAKIISTVDEMMSTVIGMKR, encoded by the coding sequence ATGTCATTAACCAGTTCCCTTTATGCCGGCACCAGCGGCCTGGGCAACACAGGAAGAGCACTCCAGGTCACAAGTAATAATATTTCAAACATCAACACCATTGGATTTAAAAAGGGGACTGCCACCTTTGCCGATACCCTATACCAGACCATAGGCACCAATGCCGGTTCTTCCCAGGTTGGGCTTGGCATGAACGTTGATAATGTAGCCCAGGTTTTTACCGATGGCTCCCTGGAAACCACAAGTAATGCAACGGATCTTGCCATTGGCGGGGATGGTTTCTTTATTGTTTCCGATCCGGATTCCGATGAGTCCTTTTATACAAGGGCCGGTAATTTTTCATTTAATGAAGACGGTGCGATGGTCTCCTCTTCAGGGTATTATCTCCAGGGATGGTATGTTGAAGGGGATACCGGTGATGAATTCGGAGCTGTTACCAATTTGATATTGACCGAGTTCACAAGCCCGCCGGACAATACAGATGAAATGACCGTAATTACCAACCTGGATTCCGACGCCGAGTCTTTTTCCACAGTCTTGTCCAACCTGTTTGAATATGATGAGGAAGGCGGAAGTCCTATGGATTCGGATGGGTATGAATACCAGACCGTAGTCTCTGTTTATGATTCCCTGGGCTCTACCCACGAAATCACAGTCTTTTACGATAAACAATCCGACACCGAATGGGAATACGTTATTACCTGTGACGCCGATGAGGACAAACGTGCCCTCGTTGAAGATAGCGAGAGTGCGGGGCTTTTGGCCAGGGGCATCATTACTTTTTCCGAAAGTTCCGGTGAAATTGTCTCCATGTCCATGGAAGAACTTACAGGTGTCATTGGCAACGTGGATGTGTCCGGTAGCAATACCGTGCACGATGTTCATTTTGAAATTGAAGATTACGAAACAATTCAAGATGATGGCTACGGCATTTCAATGACGTTTGACGGTGAAGCATGGATTCTTGATCAAACCAGTTTACCGAGCGCATATAGTTCTGCAGAGATTCTCTCTTCGAACTCCTCTGGCATCTACCTTGTGCTTGATCCTGAGTCCAGCGGCGGAGACACGGAGGCGGATATAAAGATATCCCTGGATGAATATGCCACGGCCGGGGATACCCTATCCTTTGATATTAACGATCCTACAGGCCTTCATGTCCAGGATATTGAAAATGCCGTCTACTCGGGAGAGGCTTTCAGTAACACGACAGTCTCCATTAACGATGCCGGTGTTATGACAACAGATGCTCAAGATCTTTCCATTATATGGAATCCGTATACGGAAACCTGGTCCTGGAGCAACCCTGCAGGAGCCGACACGGCCGACACACTGATTGCTGACGCGAATTTGACCACCACCGCCGGTACATTTAGTGTTGATGCCTCTTTTATCGATATCACCAATGCAGCCCCGATGGATATGGTGGTGGAGGATCTTGATATGTATTGGACCGGTACGGCATGGGACTGGAATGAGGGATTAAAAGAGAATGACATTACTGTGACAGATGCCACCACCGTTGAAAGTGACACCTCTCCGGAGGTGAGCGTCTCAACATCAGGATCCGACGGGGCCGCAACCCTGGCCGGTGATTATACCCTGACCTGGGATGAAACAACCTCTACCTGGAGTGCCACAACAACTTCCGGCACAACCATTGGTACCGTTACAACCCTGGATGAAGGTTTAACGATGGTTGTCTATTCTTCAACAACATCCGGTGCTTCAACCATAGCAGTCTCCCTGGATGATGCCATGACAACCGCCGGAGGCCAGTCCATGACCATTACGATTGATTCGACACCTCCTGAAGAGTATGTAAATGCCCAGATTATGTCCACCACTGGCAATGACAACATTATCATTGATTTTGACGGAGACTCAACCGCTGATGTCACCATCAACGTGACCGGGGGGACCGGGACGGCACTGACAGCCGGTAATGCGTTCTCCTTTAATGTAGACCCGGATACCCCGCCGGCCGAATACAGCAGTGCAACCCTATCAGGTGATGCCTCATCTGTTTCCATTGACCTTGACGGCTCGGGGAATGAAGAGGACAGAGACGATATCGTCTTCACGTTTACTGAAAAACTTTCATCCGGCAGCCTCACCGATCCTTTGGACGACAGAAGTGTCATTAGCTTTGATATTGAAGGCTCCACTGCATGGCGCACGGTTACAGACGATGAGGTTAAAGATTCGGGGTATTACGAGTTTTCGGTTGATTTTCTCGGAGGTGAACTCGGTTCAACGGAAACCAACATTTCATTTAATATCGGGTCAAAATTCGACGGCAACAATTGGATTAATTCTTCATTGTCTTCCACCCAGTACGCCACCTCTTCTTCCACCACATACCAGGATGCGGACGGGTATGCAGCGGGGGATCTGACCGGTGTTGAGGTCGATTCCAGTGGCCTGGTCACGGGTACCTATTCAAATGGCCAGGGACTGGCCTTGTTCAAAATTGCCCTGGCGGACTTTAATAATGTAAACGGCCTTAAAAGTGTGGGCGGCAATCTTTATAAAGCCACAACGGAAAGCGGATCAGCCATCACCAATAAAGCCGGGCAAAACGGGCTTGGGACCTTGTCATCCTATGCCCTTGAAATGTCCAACGTGGACATTTCCGAGGAATTTGTTTCAATGATTGAACTACAGACCGCCTATGAGGCTAATGCTAAAATCATCTCTACCGTGGATGAAATGATGAGCACAGTCATAGGCATGAAACGATAG